Within Caproicibacterium argilliputei, the genomic segment TTTGGTGCGGTCGTGTACGTTGCCCATGACGCGGGTACGGCAGCCCATGTAAGCAACTTCACTGTTGTAGCTGCCATCGTAATACTGCAGGTTAAACGGCGCATCAATAAAGCTAAAGTTCGGAAACAGCCGCTTGGCACTGGTTTTCATTGCCAACTTAAACAAATCGTAATTCGGGTCGCCAGGATTGTAATTGACACCCTCTTTGACCTTGAAAATCTGAACGGGAAAAATCGGCGTTTCGCCGTCGCCCAGACCTGCATCCGTAGCTTTCAGCAGGTTGCGCATCACCATGCGTGCCTCGGGGCTGGTGCAGGTGCCGTAGTTAATGCTGGAGAACGGAACCTGTGCGCCGGCGCGGGAATTCATGGTGTTCAAGTTGTGAATCAACGCTTCCATGGCCTGATAGGTGGCTTTGTCGGTTTCTTCCCAGGCAGTGTGTGCCGCAAAGCGGTGTGCGGCGTGCGCCTGCTCTTCTGTAATTTCCTGATAGCCATTTTTGCGCTGATGTGCCGGCAGCAGTGCGACAAGCTTTTGTTCTAGCACATCGCCGTTGTCCATGAAAATGGCGGCCTGCAGTTCGTCGTGCAGGTACGCGGCAAGCGCTTCGGCATCTTTTTCCGACATACCGAGGGCAGCTTCAAAGTACAGCGAAAGCCCTAGTCGGTACATCTTTCGGTAGGTTTTTTTAACGCCCGGCTCCATGGAATAGTCAAAGTTCGGCACAGCCTGTCCGCCGTGCATTTCGTTTTGGTTTGCCTGAATGGCGATGCAGGCAAGCGCCGCGTAGGAGCGGATGTCGTTCGGTTCGCGCAGGGTGCCGTGGCCGGTGCAGAAACCGTTTTTGAACAGCTTGAGCAGGTCTATCTGGCAGCAGGTTTCTGTCAGCATATAAAAATCTTCGTCGTGAATGTGGATGTCGCCGTTCAGATGGGCGGCGGCAATGTCTTTGGGCAGCACATAGTTGTTGATGAAGTATTTGCTGCCCTCGCTGCCGTACTTCAGCATGGTACCCATGGCAGTGTCGGCATCGATATTGGCGTTTTCACGCTTCAGATCCACATCCTTGGCATCGCAAAAGGTCAGTTCCTTGTAAATATTCATCAGGTCACCTTCGGCCTGACGGATTTTGTTGTGCTCTGCGCGGTACAAAATGTAGGCTTTAGCGGTTTTCGCGTAGTCCGCGGCAATCAGCTTGGCCTCTACCACATCCTGCACCTGCTCAACGGTGGGTACTTTCCCTTTTGGCAGAGCAGCGATGATGGTGTCAACCAGTTTCTTTAAATCCATTTCGGTAATTTTTTCATCCTTGACGGATTGGTTTGCTTTGGCGACGGCATTAGAAATTTTCTGCGAATCAAATGCAGCCAATTCCCCGCTGCGCTTACGGATTTGTTTATACATCGTGAGGGTTTCTCCTTGTCTGACGGGCAGCCAAAAGAACTGGCTGCGGGAAGTATTCCGGTGGATGAACCGGGAAAAGCAGCTGTAAGCTTTGCTTTTCCCCTGACGCTGAGCCTATTGTAGCACCGTGCCCATCGATTGTCAAACAAAAAATACCGCATGTAGACATGATGCGGTTTCACATAACTACATATAGTGTATAAGAATCCGACGGTTTTCTAACTGTCAACAGAGTTATCCACCGTTTCCGACACGCGCAGGGCGCGAAATGACGGCGATTCTTCTGGTTTTCCACACTTTTCAACCAGTTATCAACAGGTAGCGGAAACGTATAAAAAAAATATTTAAAAAACACAAGCGGTAGTGTTTTGAAAGCTTCACAGCTGTTTTGCCCAAGTGCACAGCAAAGCGGCAGCTTCCAGTGCGCCGGCGGCTTTTTCTGTCATGTGATATTCCACGCGCGGCGGAATCTGCTGAAACTGCTTGCGCTCGGCCAAACCGGCGGCACAGAGTTCCCGCAGGCTCTGGCTGAGCATCATGTCGGTAATGCCCGCGACACTGCCGCGGATTTCGCTGTAGCGCAAGTCCTTTCCGCTTCCCAGGGCGAAGAGAACCCGCAGCTTCCACTTGCCGCCAACCGCCTCCAGTGCGCGGCAGAGCAGTGCATCCTGTTTTTGTGCGGGGAGCGCTGTGAGCGGCGCGGGGGCGGTGGGCTGTTCCCGCAGGCGTTTTTTGCTTTTCTTTTCTTTGCTTTTATCCTTTTTCAAGGCTGCAATCCCCCTTTCGGCGCTGTTCGGCCTCTGTCTGTGAATAGATGCACCCGCAGTAATTTTGCCGGTACAGGCTGTACTGGCGGGAAAGTGCGATGCTGCGCTGGTAACCGCCGCGTTTTTTAAAGTCTGACGGCAGCCACCGCACGCCAGCCTGCTGCGCAAGTTCCAGCCCGATTTCATTGAGCTTCTGCGCGTTTTTGTGCGGACTGATGGAAAGGGTTGTGGTAAACCAGTCAAAACCGCCTGTTTTTGCGGCGGCAGCTGCTTCGGTTAGGCGCAGTCGGTAGCAGGCAAAGCAGCGCTGCCCGCCCTCCGGCAGGGTTTCCATTCCCTTTGCCATGGCAAAGAAGCGCTCTGGGTCGTAGCGCCCCGCTAAAAAGGAAACCGGCGCCGGCAGCGGCATTTCCTGCAGCAGGCGCTGTACCTCCTGCACACGTTTGCTGTATTCTTCTTTGGATGTAATATTCGGATTGTAGTAAAAGAGGGTAATATCAAAAAAGCGGGACAGATATTCCAGCACATAGCTGCTGCAGGGTGCGCAGCAGGCGTGCAGCAGCAAACGCGGGTGGCAGTTTTCCGTCAGGTTGGTTACTACTTTATCCAGTTCCAGCTGATAATTTTTTTTCATCATGTGGGCTCACCTCCTGTCAGGTTTTATCGCGAAAAAAGCCGCGCGGTTTTTGCGAACGCGCGGCTTTGGTGTTAAAATTTATTCTTTTGCAACGGCGATGCTGAGATCTCGCAGCTGCTTTTCATCCACCACATCCGGTGCGTTGGACATCAGGTCTGCAGAGGAGGAAACCTTCGGGAATGCAACCGTGTCGCGCATATCGTCAATGCCCAGCAGAACCATGACCAGACGTTCCAGCCCCCATGCCATGCCGCCGTGCGGCGGTGCGCCGTACTTCAAGGCGTTCAGCAGGAAGCCGAAGCGGCGTTCGGCGTCTTCCTGCGCAAAGCCGAGTGCTTTCAGCATCCGCGCCTGCAGCTCAGTGTCGTGGATACGAATGCTGCCGCCGCCGGCTTCGTAACCGTTGATGACCATATCGTACGCAATGGAGCGTACTGAACCGGGGTCGCTTTCCAGGCGGTCCAAATCTTCCGGATTCGGCATGGTAAAGGGGTGGTGCATTGCCATCCACCGTCCCTCTTCCTTGCTGTACTCAAACATCGGGAAGTCGGTAATCCACAGCAGGCAGGGTTTGGATTTGTCAATCAGGTCAAAGCGGCGCGCCAGCTCGCAACGCAGTGCGCCCAAAGAAGCGTAAACCACGCTGTTTTCATCACTTGCCACCAGGAACAGCACATCGCCCGGCTGGGCATCCAGCGCGGTGCGGATGGCCTGTACTTCCTCCGGTGCAAGGAATTTCTCGTAGCTGCTGGTTTCCTTGTCCGCCAGACGAGTCCACGCAAGGCCTTTTGCACCGTAGGATTTTACCCATTCACCCAGTTTGTCAATTTCCTTGCGGGAAAGGTCATTTGCCTTGCCTTTGAGGTTAATGCCGCGCACAGAGCCTTCTGCCAGTGCACCGCGGAATACCTTAAATTCGGTATTTTTAACGCAGTCGCTGACATCGTGCAGTTCCATGCCGAAGCGCAGGTCGGGCTTGTCCGAACCGAAGCGGTTCATGGCTTCCTGCCAGGTCATGCGGCGCAGCGGTGTGGGGATGTCCATATTCAGCAGGTCTTTGTAAGCTTTTTTGATGAAGCCTTCACCAATGGCCATGACATCTTCCTGCTCGACAAAACTCATTTCAAAGTCAATCTGGGTAAATTCCGGCTGCCGGTCCGCGCGCAAATCCTCGTCGCGGAAGCAGCGCGCAACCTGCATATAGCGGTCAAAGCCGGAAACCATCAGCAGCTGTTTGTAAAGCTGCGGACTTTGCGGCAGGGCAAAGAATTTTCCGCCGAAAATCCGACTTGGCACCAGGTAATCACGTGCGCCCTCCGGTGTGGATTTGATTAAGTCCGGCGTTTCAATTTCCAAAAAGCCATTGTCGTCAAAGTAGTCATGTGCTGTTTTCACAATGCGGTGGCGGGCAGTGAGGATTCGCTGCATATCCGGACGGCGCAGGTCAAGGTAGCGGTACTTTAAGCGTGTTTCATTGGAAACTTTTGAGTTTTCTTCAATAGCAAAAGGCGGCGTTTCGCTCTTTGCCAGGATGCGCAACTCGGTAACGGCCAATTCAATGTCGCCGGTCGGCAGATCCGGATTCTTGCTAGTACGCTCGCGTACGGTGCCGGTTGCCGCCAGAACGAACTCGCTGCGGCAGGAAAATGCTTTTTGGAACACCTCACGGTCGGTATCCTCATCAAACGCAAGCTGCATAATGCCGCTGCGGTCCCGCAGATCTATGAAAATCAGCTGGCCTAGGTCACGCTGATGCTGTACCCAGCCGCAAAGAGTCAATGTTTTTCCGGCATCGGACAAACGCGGCTCGCCGCAGTAGCAGCTTCGCTTTAGTCCGGTCATAAATTCTGCCATAATGTGCCTCCAAAGAAAAATATAAAAATATGAGAAATGTAAATGAACATAATGGAATGGTCATGCGGTGTGTGCAGTTTTCACATACGCTTGTTTACGCTTCCCTTTCAAACGCTCCACCGGAGCATTTGAGAGGCAGACGACAGCAAACTTTTTCACTCGGGCTTGCAGCCCGAACCTGCTTCTCTTACAAAAGGTCGTGGCGGGCTTCGCCCCCACACCCCCAGTCGCTTTCTGAGAAAGCGACGGAAAGCAACCTGCTCGGAGTGCTGCATTGACGTTGACGCAGACTGTAAAAGAAGCGAAAGCACGCTCCGTGAGCTTCAGCACACCGCCAGCGGGGGCTCCCCGCGTGAGCTTCAGCACACTGCCAGCGGGGGCTCCCCGCCCGCCGCATCCAGGGCGGCAAACTCTGTTGTGAAAGTTTCGCCCAACGAAATTTCTACCTTTTCACCGGTTTCCATGTTTTTGACCTGCGCTTTCCCGGACGAAATTTCATTATCGCCGAGAACCATGCTGAACCGCGCACCAATCTTGTCCGCATATTTCATCTGTGCCTTGAGACCGCGGCCAAGGTCGTCAAATGCCGCCGCAACGCCGCAAGTGCGCAGCGCGCTCGCCAGCGTCAGGCTCTTTAACCGCGCGGCATCGCCAAGGCTGGCAAGGTACAGGTCACATTTTTTCGGTGCGGGGAATTCAATTCCCTGCGCTTCCATCAACAGAAGCAGACGGTCCAGCCCAAGGCCGAATCCAAGCGCCGGCATCGCCGGACCGCCCAGTTCCTGCACAAGACCATCATAGCGTCCGCCGCCACAGACAGTTCCCTGGCTGCCAAGGTCGTTGGTTGTAAACTCAAAAACTGTGCGCGTGTAGTAATCCAGTCCGCGCACAATGCGGTCGTTGACCTGATAAGCAATCTGCAGCGCGTTCAGCGCTTCCTTTACTTTTTCAAAGTGTGCCTTGCAGTCATCGCAGAGATAATCCAGAATGGACGGTGCGTTTTCGCCAATTTTGTGGCAGGTTTCTACCTTGCAGTCCAGCAGCCGCATAGGGTTGCGATCCAGCCGGGAAAGGCAGGTTTCACAAAGCTGGTCTTTATACTGCCCAAAGTATTCCTGCAGAGCCTTGGTGTACGCCGCACGGCAGGTGGGGCAGCCGATGGAGTTCAGTTCCAGTGTCAGATTTTTCACACCGAGCCGGTGGAATACAGAGTCCGCAACGGAAATCACTTCTGCGTCAGCCAGCGGGTCTGCGGAGCCGTACATTTCCACACCAAATTGGTGCAGCTCGCGCAGGCGGCCCTTCTGCACCTTTTCATAGCGGTAACAGCTGGTTTCATACCAGAATTTCTGCGGCAGTGCAGCAGCATAAAGTCCGTGCTCCAACAGGGCGCGGGTTGCACCCGCGGTGCCCTCCGGACGTAGGGAAATGGAACGGTTGCCTTTGTCCAGGAACGTGTACATTTCTTTTTGCACAACGTCCGTGGTGTCGCCTACGCCGCGCTGAAACAACTCGGTATGCTCGAAAACCGGCGTGCGTACTTCGCCGAACCCGTGCAGGGCGGCCTCCTCGCGCAGAACCTGTTCGATTGCCTGCCACTTTTCGCTTTGCCCGGGCAAAATGTCCTGTGTGCCGCGGGGCACCTGTGTAATCAGTTCCATAGTCATTCCCTCCTGTATTCTAACCTGCTCATTATAGCATATTTACTGTGCAAAGAAAAGCCGAACGCGGTGGGTTTCGGCAAAAAGACGAGCCGCCTGCAGGCAGCCGGAAAAGACTGCCTGCAGGCGGCTCAAATACTTTTTTAAAAGAACGCTCAGCCCTTGGGGTTGAGGATGTTGCGCCAGTCAAGGTCGCCGCGCTCCAGACCGTGAATCAGCACTTCCGCCGTAGCGATGTTGGTGGCAACCGGAATGTTGTGCATATCACAGAGACGAAGCATATTCATATCATTCGGCTCGCTGGGCTTTGCAGTAAGCGGGTCGCGGAAAAACAGAAGCAAATCCACTTCATTGCAGGCAATCCGTGCCGAAATCTGCTGGTCGCCGCCCTGGCTCCCGCTGAGGAACTTCTGAATCTGCAGGCCGGTTGCTTCGCTGACCAGCTTACCGGTGGTGCCGGTTGCGCACAGATCGTGCCGGCTGAGTACACCGCAGTAGGCGATGCAGAACTGCACCATCAATTCCTTTTTTGCGTCGTGCGCAATCAGAGCAATGTTCATGAAACGGAATCCTCCTTCAAGGGAAACTCTGCGTAAAAGCAGAAAGTCTATGTAAATCAGATAATCATAATTTTTGCAAAGGCGGAAGCGGAACGTTGCGCCCCTCCAGCCGCAGGGCAAGCCGCGCAAACGCCAGCGCCGCGGGGCAGTCTTTTGGCGGCAGACCGGTTACCGCCGCGGCGCGCAACGCGCTGTCTTCCGGTATGACGGCAATCAGCTGAATGCCGGTGGCGTCAATGACCGCGTCCAAATCGCTGAAAAAATGTGCTTGCCGGAAAAACGCGGCGGAAAATCGGTTGATAGCAAGCCGTTGTTCCGTAATGCCGACTTCCAGCAGCTGCCCGCGCACTTTAGCCGCAGCTGCCGCGCTGACACCGTCTGGCGTGGAAACCACCACCGCGCGGTCTGCTGCCGCGCACGCGCTGCGGAAACCGGTGCCCAGCCCTGCCGGGCAGTCAATCAAAACATGGTCGTAATGCCGCGCCAGTGCTGGTACCAGCTGCTGCATGACACCTGTGCTGACCAGATCCTCTTCATGCAGTGGTGCCGGCATTAAAAACAGCCCGTCCATCAGCGGACTTGCGTAAATGGCTTTTGCCGGTGAGGCAGCGCCGGAAACGACATCGGATAGGTCAAAGACACGGCGCTGAGAAACCCCCAGCAGCATATCCAGGCACCCAAGCCCCGCGTCGCAGTCCAGCAGAAGCACCCGCCTGCCGCGGGCTGCCAGCGCCAGACCCGTATGGGCGGTTGTGGTGGATTTGCCGACACCGCCTTTTCCAGATGTGATGACCGTTACTGCTCCCATGCTTATAACCTCATGTTCATACTAACACAATCGCTCTAAATAGTCAAAGATTTTATTGCACCTTTTTGTTTCTTTGTCAGAAATGCACAAAAACAAAAAGTCGATTTTGATGAAGCAAAGTCCACAAAAAAGAAAAGGGTATTTGCCGCGCGGCTCAGTTGGTCTTTGCTGTAGAGCTGGTTCCGGAAGACTGATTTACTTTAAAGTAGGCGTCATAGATGGCTTTCGCTACGTTTTGGCTGTATTTTCCCTTTTGACCATGCTCAATGACAACCGCAATTGCAATTTGCGGATTGTCATACGGTGCAAACGTAATGAACGTGGTGTTGTCAGCCTGGCTGGTTTCCGCGGTACCGGTTTTGGCGGCAACAGCTATGGGGTACTGCCCGAACGTGGAATAAGCAGTGCCATGCGGGCTGGCGCACACATCGCGCATCCCTTCTTTGACAAGATCCAGATTTTTTTTGGAAAGGAAGCTGTAGCTGCTGTTGTCGGTATAAACCTTCGGATTGGTGGTGGAGATGGTCTTTTTGCGGCTGTAATCGGTGACATGGTCTACTAAATGCATCTGCTTGCGGGTGCCGTCGTTGGCGATGGTTGCCACATAGGCTGCGAGCTGTGCCGGCGTAAATTGGTTGTCACTCTGCCCGATAGCGGCCTGAATCGTGTCTTCCGGCGTCCACTCGCCGCCGGAAACCTTGCGTTCTGCCGGGCCTGCCAGTGTGCCGGTGCTTTCCGCGATTTCCACGCCGGTGCTTTCTCCAAGGCCAAGCTTTTTCGCGTAAACGTTCATATTGGCAATTTTTGTATAAAATCCGGTTTCAAAGAAGAAGATGTTACAGGACTGCTCCAACGCGCGCGTTAGGGAAATCGGACCGTGATTTCCCTCACACTTCGGGGTGTAGCCGTTGCTTTCAAAGCGGCGGTAAATGTGGTTGCAGACAAAGGTTGTATTTTCGTTGATAATACCTTCCTGCAGGGCGGCAAGCGCCACCGACGGCTTAAAAATAGAGCCGGGGGTGTAGGCGCTGCCGAATGCACGATCCATCAGCGGATGGGTGGAGTCACTGAGCAGTTTGTTGGTGTAAGCCGTGTCAGAAGGATACTTTGCCAAGTCATACGACGGGTAAGAGGCCGCCGCCAGCACGGAAAAATCCTTGACGTTCAGCACGACAACGCCGCCGCCGTTGCAGAGCGGCTGTGCCGCGTGCGCCGCTTTTACGTTTTCAGCAAGGGCCTCGGATGCCACTTTCTGCAGGTTCGAGTCAATGGTCAGGTAAACGGTCTTGCCGTTTACCGGCGCTTTCAGCACCTTTTCGTCGGTCACGGTGCCGGAAGAGTCCAATGTCAGGCTTTTCTGGCCTTCCGTGCCGCGCAGTGTGCTTTCCAGCGCGCTTTCAATGCCGGATTTGCCGATGCGGTCGTTTAGGTGGTAGCCTTTCCCCTTTAGCTTGTTATATTCCTCTTCGGAAATGGCACCCATGGTGCCAACTACCTGCGGAATCAGCGTGCTGTTGGGATTTTCGCGGGTGGTGGTGACTTTGGCGGTCACGCCGGGCAGGCTGTCGCTGTTTTCGCTGACGATTTCAACGGTTTCGCGGCTGACATTTTCCGCAAAGGTGTAAGGGGTGTTCAAGGAATAGTCAAATCCCTGCAAGGTCATGGCATAACGCACAGACACCACCTTGCGCAAATCGGCCTTGCTGTAGCCTGCTGTGGGGTTGTCGTTTTTGGAAGATTTTTTAAAGTACATATCAATGAGATCCTGCATACAGGTGGGCGCGTTTGCGTAGTCGTTGACGCCCAGCATACTTTTGGACTTCAAATACTTGATGTCATCTTCCGCATTTTGCTTAAAAACATAGTTTCCCTTGCTGTCCATAATGATCGGCAGGGTGTCCAGCCA encodes:
- the aspS gene encoding aspartate--tRNA ligase; the encoded protein is MAEFMTGLKRSCYCGEPRLSDAGKTLTLCGWVQHQRDLGQLIFIDLRDRSGIMQLAFDEDTDREVFQKAFSCRSEFVLAATGTVRERTSKNPDLPTGDIELAVTELRILAKSETPPFAIEENSKVSNETRLKYRYLDLRRPDMQRILTARHRIVKTAHDYFDDNGFLEIETPDLIKSTPEGARDYLVPSRIFGGKFFALPQSPQLYKQLLMVSGFDRYMQVARCFRDEDLRADRQPEFTQIDFEMSFVEQEDVMAIGEGFIKKAYKDLLNMDIPTPLRRMTWQEAMNRFGSDKPDLRFGMELHDVSDCVKNTEFKVFRGALAEGSVRGINLKGKANDLSRKEIDKLGEWVKSYGAKGLAWTRLADKETSSYEKFLAPEEVQAIRTALDAQPGDVLFLVASDENSVVYASLGALRCELARRFDLIDKSKPCLLWITDFPMFEYSKEEGRWMAMHHPFTMPNPEDLDRLESDPGSVRSIAYDMVINGYEAGGGSIRIHDTELQARMLKALGFAQEDAERRFGFLLNALKYGAPPHGGMAWGLERLVMVLLGIDDMRDTVAFPKVSSSADLMSNAPDVVDEKQLRDLSIAVAKE
- a CDS encoding P-loop NTPase, giving the protein MGAVTVITSGKGGVGKSTTTAHTGLALAARGRRVLLLDCDAGLGCLDMLLGVSQRRVFDLSDVVSGAASPAKAIYASPLMDGLFLMPAPLHEEDLVSTGVMQQLVPALARHYDHVLIDCPAGLGTGFRSACAAADRAVVVSTPDGVSAAAAAKVRGQLLEVGITEQRLAINRFSAAFFRQAHFFSDLDAVIDATGIQLIAVIPEDSALRAAAVTGLPPKDCPAALAFARLALRLEGRNVPLPPLQKL
- the mgsA gene encoding methylglyoxal synthase, yielding MNIALIAHDAKKELMVQFCIAYCGVLSRHDLCATGTTGKLVSEATGLQIQKFLSGSQGGDQQISARIACNEVDLLLFFRDPLTAKPSEPNDMNMLRLCDMHNIPVATNIATAEVLIHGLERGDLDWRNILNPKG
- a CDS encoding peptidoglycan D,D-transpeptidase FtsI family protein is translated as MRRRPRKKNTNMGRYVVCASVSLLMVAVFIARLFQWQILEGAAAVQEADKSSNTLVTMPTNRGEIVDKNGVGLATNKTGYSLQFDHAYMTSKTENTTILRLIRLMEKRGEKWLDTLPIIMDSKGNYVFKQNAEDDIKYLKSKSMLGVNDYANAPTCMQDLIDMYFKKSSKNDNPTAGYSKADLRKVVSVRYAMTLQGFDYSLNTPYTFAENVSRETVEIVSENSDSLPGVTAKVTTTRENPNSTLIPQVVGTMGAISEEEYNKLKGKGYHLNDRIGKSGIESALESTLRGTEGQKSLTLDSSGTVTDEKVLKAPVNGKTVYLTIDSNLQKVASEALAENVKAAHAAQPLCNGGGVVVLNVKDFSVLAAASYPSYDLAKYPSDTAYTNKLLSDSTHPLMDRAFGSAYTPGSIFKPSVALAALQEGIINENTTFVCNHIYRRFESNGYTPKCEGNHGPISLTRALEQSCNIFFFETGFYTKIANMNVYAKKLGLGESTGVEIAESTGTLAGPAERKVSGGEWTPEDTIQAAIGQSDNQFTPAQLAAYVATIANDGTRKQMHLVDHVTDYSRKKTISTTNPKVYTDNSSYSFLSKKNLDLVKEGMRDVCASPHGTAYSTFGQYPIAVAAKTGTAETSQADNTTFITFAPYDNPQIAIAVVIEHGQKGKYSQNVAKAIYDAYFKVNQSSGTSSTAKTN
- a CDS encoding epoxyqueuosine reductase QueH — encoded protein: MMKKNYQLELDKVVTNLTENCHPRLLLHACCAPCSSYVLEYLSRFFDITLFYYNPNITSKEEYSKRVQEVQRLLQEMPLPAPVSFLAGRYDPERFFAMAKGMETLPEGGQRCFACYRLRLTEAAAAAKTGGFDWFTTTLSISPHKNAQKLNEIGLELAQQAGVRWLPSDFKKRGGYQRSIALSRQYSLYRQNYCGCIYSQTEAEQRRKGDCSLEKG
- a CDS encoding anaerobic ribonucleoside triphosphate reductase, with product MYKQIRKRSGELAAFDSQKISNAVAKANQSVKDEKITEMDLKKLVDTIIAALPKGKVPTVEQVQDVVEAKLIAADYAKTAKAYILYRAEHNKIRQAEGDLMNIYKELTFCDAKDVDLKRENANIDADTAMGTMLKYGSEGSKYFINNYVLPKDIAAAHLNGDIHIHDEDFYMLTETCCQIDLLKLFKNGFCTGHGTLREPNDIRSYAALACIAIQANQNEMHGGQAVPNFDYSMEPGVKKTYRKMYRLGLSLYFEAALGMSEKDAEALAAYLHDELQAAIFMDNGDVLEQKLVALLPAHQRKNGYQEITEEQAHAAHRFAAHTAWEETDKATYQAMEALIHNLNTMNSRAGAQVPFSSINYGTCTSPEARMVMRNLLKATDAGLGDGETPIFPVQIFKVKEGVNYNPGDPNYDLFKLAMKTSAKRLFPNFSFIDAPFNLQYYDGSYNSEVAYMGCRTRVMGNVHDRTKEVTCGRGNLSFTSINLPRIGIEAHHDVKKFYQILDERIDLCIRQLLHRFKIQCSKRVYNYPFLMGQGVWIDSEKLGPNDSVAEVLKHGTLSVGFIGLAETLVALVGKHHGESEESQKLGLEIIGHMRKRMDDESEKTGLNFTLLATPAEGLSGQFVKIDKVKYGILPGITDRDYYTNSFHVPVYYPISAFKKIRTEAPYHAMTNAGHISYVELDGDTCKNLDAFEAVVRCMKEAGIGYGSVNHPVDRDPICGYNGVIDNVCPRCGRREGEPVSIERLNELRKKYPHMPAIEGCGCDGR
- the hisS gene encoding histidine--tRNA ligase, which translates into the protein MELITQVPRGTQDILPGQSEKWQAIEQVLREEAALHGFGEVRTPVFEHTELFQRGVGDTTDVVQKEMYTFLDKGNRSISLRPEGTAGATRALLEHGLYAAALPQKFWYETSCYRYEKVQKGRLRELHQFGVEMYGSADPLADAEVISVADSVFHRLGVKNLTLELNSIGCPTCRAAYTKALQEYFGQYKDQLCETCLSRLDRNPMRLLDCKVETCHKIGENAPSILDYLCDDCKAHFEKVKEALNALQIAYQVNDRIVRGLDYYTRTVFEFTTNDLGSQGTVCGGGRYDGLVQELGGPAMPALGFGLGLDRLLLLMEAQGIEFPAPKKCDLYLASLGDAARLKSLTLASALRTCGVAAAFDDLGRGLKAQMKYADKIGARFSMVLGDNEISSGKAQVKNMETGEKVEISLGETFTTEFAALDAAGGEPPLAVC
- a CDS encoding winged helix-turn-helix transcriptional regulator, giving the protein MKKDKSKEKKSKKRLREQPTAPAPLTALPAQKQDALLCRALEAVGGKWKLRVLFALGSGKDLRYSEIRGSVAGITDMMLSQSLRELCAAGLAERKQFQQIPPRVEYHMTEKAAGALEAAALLCTWAKQL